The proteins below come from a single Thermoflexus hugenholtzii JAD2 genomic window:
- a CDS encoding PIN domain nuclease, protein MARILIDTSVWIEFYHPRGSAYVKQALQEALEHHEIALTAPIMVELLFGARTENERELLQRDLETLIYLPIRWEEAFAAAHLAWKLSRSGRRVPTTDLLIAGVALVHGCEVWHFGDSHFKIMEDFGGPSQRDLAPHSI, encoded by the coding sequence ATGGCTCGGATTCTGATCGATACATCCGTATGGATCGAATTTTACCACCCGAGGGGTTCGGCCTACGTAAAACAGGCCCTTCAAGAGGCCCTAGAGCATCACGAGATCGCCCTGACAGCCCCAATTATGGTCGAACTGCTATTCGGAGCCAGAACCGAAAACGAGCGGGAACTGCTACAACGAGATCTGGAAACCCTCATCTATTTGCCCATTCGGTGGGAGGAAGCGTTTGCAGCGGCTCATCTGGCCTGGAAGTTAAGCCGAAGTGGCCGCCGCGTGCCCACTACCGACCTCCTCATCGCAGGCGTCGCCCTGGTCCACGGCTGTGAGGTGTGGCATTTCGGAGATTCTCATTTCAAGATAATGGAGGACTTCGGCGGACCCTCCCAACGGGATCTGGCTCCTCATTCCATTTGA
- a CDS encoding type II toxin-antitoxin system VapB family antitoxin has product MTQVIVHIDERLLEEAQRLSGAKTKEEIIELALHELIHRLRRRQIASHAGAVELELTQEDLRRMREGR; this is encoded by the coding sequence ATGACACAGGTCATCGTTCATATCGATGAACGGCTACTGGAGGAAGCGCAGCGGCTGAGCGGTGCCAAAACAAAGGAGGAGATCATCGAGCTGGCATTACACGAGCTGATCCACCGTCTCCGACGAAGGCAGATCGCAAGCCACGCCGGAGCGGTCGAACTGGAGCTCACTCAGGAAGATCTCCGCCGCATGCGGGAGGGACGCTAA
- a CDS encoding MFS transporter, translating into MATAAPATWTFEEAIDRVGLGRFQYKLMAICGAGWAADAMEVLLISFALPAIRQEWKLTTAQAGLLGTAIFLGMLAGAWFWGTLSDRIGRKLGFILTVLIDSGFGLLSAFSPNFATLVLLRALTGFGVGGTLPVDYAIFAEYLPRKQRGRYLVYLEAFWALGALVAAGLAWLIVPRVGWRPLLAISALPGLIVFWIRRYVPESPRFLLVHGREEEARAILRQVARENGAPLPEDIRLVVPPVPQVSVGDLWRRPYTRTTALLWLIWFGISLGYYGVFTWLPSLFVQRGMTFLRSYEYIFILTLAQLPGYFSAAYLVERLGRRMTLGLYLIASGIFTYLFAVAVSLPAYVAAAIWMSFFALGAWGALYAYTPEAYPTQLRTTGMGAASGMTRIAGALAPTLGGYLLGVSMPLALTVFAAAYVLSGLAALSLPYETKGQPLADVVGELR; encoded by the coding sequence ATGGCTACCGCCGCTCCAGCGACCTGGACCTTCGAGGAGGCCATCGATCGGGTGGGCCTCGGCCGCTTTCAATACAAGCTGATGGCCATCTGCGGGGCGGGATGGGCAGCCGACGCGATGGAGGTGCTGCTGATTTCCTTCGCCCTGCCGGCCATCCGACAGGAGTGGAAGCTGACCACCGCCCAGGCCGGCCTCCTGGGCACCGCCATCTTCCTCGGGATGCTGGCCGGGGCCTGGTTCTGGGGGACGCTCTCCGACCGCATCGGGCGGAAGCTGGGGTTCATCCTCACGGTGCTCATCGACTCCGGCTTCGGCCTGCTCTCGGCCTTCTCCCCCAACTTCGCTACACTGGTCCTGTTGCGGGCCCTCACCGGCTTCGGCGTGGGCGGCACGTTGCCGGTGGACTATGCGATCTTCGCCGAGTATCTCCCCCGCAAGCAGCGCGGGCGTTACCTCGTGTATCTGGAGGCCTTCTGGGCCCTGGGCGCCCTGGTCGCGGCCGGCCTGGCCTGGCTGATCGTGCCCCGGGTGGGCTGGCGGCCGCTGCTGGCCATCTCCGCCCTGCCCGGCCTCATCGTCTTCTGGATCCGCCGCTACGTCCCCGAGTCCCCTCGCTTCCTCCTGGTGCACGGCCGGGAGGAAGAGGCGCGGGCGATCCTGCGCCAAGTGGCCCGGGAGAACGGAGCCCCGCTGCCCGAGGACATCCGCCTCGTCGTCCCGCCCGTGCCGCAAGTGAGCGTGGGCGACCTGTGGCGTCGACCTTACACCCGCACCACCGCGCTGCTCTGGCTGATCTGGTTCGGCATCTCCCTGGGATACTACGGGGTGTTCACCTGGCTGCCCAGCCTCTTCGTGCAGCGGGGGATGACCTTCCTGCGGTCCTATGAATACATCTTCATCCTCACCCTGGCCCAGCTGCCGGGCTATTTCTCGGCGGCCTATCTGGTGGAGCGCCTCGGGCGGCGGATGACCCTGGGGCTGTATCTGATCGCCAGCGGCATCTTCACGTATCTCTTCGCCGTGGCGGTCTCGCTGCCCGCCTACGTCGCGGCGGCGATCTGGATGTCCTTCTTCGCCCTGGGAGCCTGGGGCGCCCTTTACGCCTATACCCCGGAGGCTTACCCCACCCAGCTGCGCACCACAGGGATGGGCGCGGCCAGCGGGATGACCCGCATCGCCGGCGCCCTGGCTCCCACCCTCGGCGGATATCTGCTGGGGGTCTCAATGCCGCTGGCCCTCACGGTCTTCGCCGCCGCCTACGTCCTCTCCGGGCTGGCCGCCCTCTCCCTGCCTTACGAGACCAAAGGCCAACCGCTGGCGGACGTGGTGGGAGAACTCCGATGA
- a CDS encoding NAD-dependent epimerase/dehydratase family protein: MRALITGGTGFVGANLAAYLRQQGWTVRILRRATSSLKAVEDLDVEHAIGDVLEPESLRPAMVGCEAVFHTAAVSAYWRTPGAQILRVNIEGTRNVLAIAREMNVRRVVLTSSLAALGVPADGTLLTEDHPYNLPPGRFLYGYSKAMAEAIARVFVAQGLEVVIVNPSVILGPRDHHRISGSLILEMARRRVPALPPGGVNVVAVEDVARGHLLALLHGRSGERYILGGENLTYRDLAQQIAEVVGVPAPPRVLPRRIMKALAGAARLAAALGLPLPVGPDQLWLSAHFIWCDGSKAEAELGYRPEIPVREAIRRAWEWYQAHGEDSSKASPVPGS, from the coding sequence ATGCGGGCGCTGATCACCGGGGGAACGGGCTTCGTCGGGGCGAACCTGGCCGCCTATCTTCGCCAGCAAGGATGGACGGTGCGGATCCTGCGGCGGGCCACGTCCTCCTTGAAGGCCGTGGAGGACCTGGATGTGGAGCACGCCATCGGGGATGTGCTGGAGCCGGAGAGCCTGCGGCCGGCCATGGTGGGCTGCGAGGCCGTCTTCCACACCGCCGCGGTCTCCGCTTACTGGCGCACCCCGGGAGCGCAGATCCTGCGGGTCAACATCGAGGGCACGCGGAACGTCCTCGCCATCGCCCGGGAGATGAACGTCCGGCGGGTGGTGCTGACCAGCTCCCTGGCCGCCCTGGGGGTGCCGGCCGATGGAACCCTGCTGACCGAAGACCATCCCTACAACCTGCCGCCCGGGCGTTTCCTCTACGGATACAGCAAGGCGATGGCCGAGGCCATCGCCCGGGTCTTCGTCGCCCAGGGGCTGGAGGTAGTCATCGTGAACCCCTCCGTCATCCTGGGCCCTCGCGACCACCACCGCATCTCCGGGAGCCTGATCCTGGAGATGGCCCGGAGGCGCGTGCCGGCCCTCCCCCCCGGCGGGGTGAACGTGGTGGCCGTAGAGGACGTGGCCCGAGGGCACCTCCTCGCCCTGCTGCATGGGCGGAGCGGGGAGCGTTACATTCTGGGCGGCGAGAACCTGACCTACCGAGATCTGGCCCAACAGATCGCTGAGGTGGTGGGCGTCCCCGCTCCCCCACGCGTGCTTCCGCGTCGGATCATGAAAGCCCTGGCGGGGGCCGCCCGCCTCGCCGCGGCCCTCGGGCTCCCCCTGCCCGTGGGTCCCGATCAGCTCTGGCTGAGCGCTCACTTCATCTGGTGCGATGGAAGCAAGGCCGAGGCCGAGCTGGGCTACCGCCCTGAGATCCCGGTCCGCGAGGCCATCCGGCGGGCGTGGGAATGGTATCAGGCTCACGGGGAAGACTCTTCAAAGGCCTCCCCAGTCCCCGGATCCTGA
- a CDS encoding pyridoxamine 5'-phosphate oxidase family protein, with amino-acid sequence MEPVATHTGGIWEAVLRFLSQRSTLTLATADEAGQPYAASLYFVHDDGLRLYFLSSPESRHTRHLLNRPEVAVTIHGEPWDWRTIQGLQLTGRADPVEDPEERARVMARYRAKFRFVEELPQALAHARLYRITPRWVRWIDNTRGFGYRVEWRLG; translated from the coding sequence ATGGAACCGGTTGCGACCCACACCGGGGGGATCTGGGAGGCGGTGCTCCGCTTCCTCAGCCAGCGCTCCACTCTGACCCTGGCCACGGCCGACGAGGCGGGCCAGCCCTACGCGGCTTCCCTCTACTTCGTCCACGACGATGGATTGCGGCTGTATTTCCTTTCATCTCCCGAGAGCCGCCACACCCGTCATCTCCTGAACCGCCCGGAGGTCGCCGTCACCATTCACGGGGAGCCGTGGGATTGGCGGACCATCCAGGGCCTCCAGTTGACCGGACGGGCGGATCCGGTGGAGGACCCCGAGGAGCGAGCGCGGGTGATGGCCCGCTACCGGGCCAAGTTCCGTTTCGTTGAGGAGCTGCCCCAGGCCCTGGCCCACGCCCGCCTCTACCGCATCACCCCGCGCTGGGTCCGCTGGATCGACAACACCCGGGGCTTCGGCTATCGGGTGGAGTGGCGCCTGGGATGA
- a CDS encoding thiol-disulfide oxidoreductase DCC family protein gives MGEIVLIFDGWCGFCTRAARWIRRWDRRGRVRLVPCQRPGAPERYGLTRAQCEEAAWAITPDGQRHRGAAAVLAALDGALGWPGLLRLYAFPPIRWLVDGLYEQIAWHRGRLPGVRPYCEEHPEECGA, from the coding sequence ATGGGGGAGATCGTGCTGATCTTCGATGGGTGGTGTGGCTTTTGCACCCGGGCGGCCCGCTGGATCCGGCGCTGGGACCGACGGGGGCGAGTCCGGCTGGTGCCCTGCCAGCGGCCGGGCGCGCCGGAGCGCTACGGCCTGACCCGGGCGCAGTGCGAGGAGGCGGCCTGGGCGATCACCCCCGATGGGCAGCGCCATCGGGGCGCGGCGGCGGTCCTGGCCGCCCTGGACGGCGCCCTCGGCTGGCCGGGGCTCCTTCGGCTCTACGCCTTTCCCCCGATTCGGTGGCTTGTGGACGGCCTATACGAACAAATCGCCTGGCATCGCGGGCGATTGCCCGGCGTGCGTCCGTATTGCGAGGAGCATCCCGAAGAGTGCGGCGCGTAG
- a CDS encoding cysteine hydrolase family protein — protein sequence MVEVPEYSLTPSVEVDPRTTALIVVDMQNDFVHPQGKLFVPDAPATVPRIRRLLDLARASGMFVVFTQDTHYPGDPEFPIWGEHCVAGTWGWEIVEELKPQEGELVLPKRRYDAFYGTPLEHELRLRGIRDLVICGTVASICVHYTAASAALRWFHVIIPVDATSALHPFDMEAANRQTAFLFRGTLTTVDALRVRAPAAA from the coding sequence ATGGTGGAGGTGCCTGAGTATTCACTGACGCCATCGGTGGAAGTGGACCCCCGAACCACCGCGCTGATCGTGGTGGATATGCAGAACGACTTCGTCCATCCTCAGGGCAAGCTCTTCGTTCCCGACGCCCCGGCGACGGTCCCCCGTATCCGCCGGCTCCTGGATCTGGCCCGCGCCAGCGGCATGTTCGTCGTCTTCACCCAGGACACGCACTATCCCGGGGACCCGGAGTTCCCCATCTGGGGGGAACATTGCGTAGCCGGGACGTGGGGATGGGAGATCGTCGAGGAGCTGAAGCCTCAGGAAGGGGAGCTGGTGCTGCCCAAGCGCCGCTACGATGCCTTCTACGGGACGCCTCTGGAGCATGAGCTGCGGCTGCGGGGCATCCGGGATCTGGTGATCTGCGGGACGGTAGCCAGCATCTGCGTGCATTACACCGCGGCCAGCGCAGCCCTGCGCTGGTTCCACGTCATCATCCCGGTGGACGCCACCTCGGCGCTGCACCCCTTCGACATGGAGGCCGCCAACCGCCAGACGGCCTTCCTGTTTCGGGGCACCCTGACCACGGTGGACGCCCTGCGGGTGCGGGCACCTGCGGCAGCCTGA
- a CDS encoding ABC transporter permease: MTYLRVLLRFFQANLMAAMEYRADFLANALVAVASSLWTLAALQVFFMHRPRLGGWRYEEALIVAGLFIAFEGIMAALLRPNLEEIPEAIRQGTLDFVLLRPLDSQFLVSFQRMQIWHLTDILLGLGVVAWALARLGWPPADRLLLFGVMLLAGLVIFYSLLMILITLSFWFVEVGNIMELIYTFFEAGRFPATAFPTWVRIVLTFIVPIAFITTVPAQAVLGWLRPAGVATGLAIAAVLFAVSRAFWRYALRHYTSAGG; the protein is encoded by the coding sequence ATGACCTACCTGCGGGTTCTCCTCCGTTTCTTTCAGGCGAACCTCATGGCGGCCATGGAATATCGGGCGGACTTCCTGGCCAACGCCCTGGTGGCGGTGGCGTCCTCCCTCTGGACCCTGGCCGCGCTGCAGGTGTTTTTCATGCACCGGCCGCGGCTGGGGGGCTGGCGCTATGAGGAGGCCCTCATCGTGGCCGGGCTCTTCATCGCCTTTGAGGGGATCATGGCCGCCCTTCTTCGCCCCAACCTGGAGGAGATCCCGGAGGCCATCCGCCAGGGGACGCTGGATTTCGTCCTGCTGCGCCCGCTGGACAGCCAGTTCCTGGTCTCCTTTCAACGGATGCAGATCTGGCACCTCACGGATATCCTGCTGGGCCTGGGGGTGGTGGCCTGGGCCCTCGCCCGGCTGGGCTGGCCCCCGGCGGATCGGCTGCTCCTGTTCGGGGTGATGCTGCTCGCCGGTCTGGTGATCTTTTACTCCCTCTTGATGATCCTCATCACCCTCTCGTTCTGGTTCGTGGAGGTCGGCAACATCATGGAGCTCATCTACACCTTCTTCGAGGCCGGCCGCTTCCCGGCGACGGCGTTCCCCACATGGGTCCGGATTGTCCTCACCTTCATCGTCCCCATCGCCTTCATCACCACGGTGCCCGCTCAGGCGGTGCTGGGCTGGTTGCGGCCGGCGGGGGTCGCGACAGGCTTGGCCATCGCCGCCGTCCTGTTTGCCGTCAGCCGGGCCTTCTGGCGCTACGCCCTGCGCCACTACACCAGCGCGGGGGGATGA
- a CDS encoding transcription repressor NadR: MALREQPIAERPAGPEARRARLLELLQAADRPLTGAELARRLGASRQLIVQDIAVLRAAGVEILATPRGYLLPRARPAHRTLVAVRHTPEQTEDELTLLVDLGVEVVDVIVEHPIYGELRGSLHVASREDVRQFMEAVRRTGARLLSELTEGLHLHTLEARSPELLERAREALRQRGYLVE, encoded by the coding sequence ATGGCCCTCCGGGAGCAGCCCATCGCCGAGCGGCCGGCGGGCCCGGAAGCGCGCCGGGCCCGCCTTCTGGAGCTCCTGCAGGCGGCCGACCGTCCCCTCACCGGGGCGGAGCTGGCCCGCCGGCTGGGGGCCAGCCGGCAGCTCATCGTGCAGGACATCGCGGTGCTGCGGGCGGCCGGGGTGGAGATCCTCGCCACCCCCCGTGGATATCTCCTCCCCCGCGCCCGTCCAGCCCACCGCACCCTGGTGGCGGTCCGCCACACCCCCGAGCAGACCGAGGACGAGCTCACGCTGCTGGTGGATCTGGGGGTGGAGGTGGTGGACGTCATCGTGGAGCACCCCATCTACGGGGAGCTGCGGGGCAGCCTCCACGTGGCCTCTCGGGAGGATGTCCGCCAGTTCATGGAGGCCGTCCGCCGGACCGGCGCCCGCCTGTTGAGCGAGCTCACGGAGGGGCTCCACCTGCACACCCTGGAGGCCCGAAGCCCGGAGCTGCTGGAGCGCGCCCGGGAGGCGCTCCGTCAGCGCGGCTATCTGGTCGAATAA
- a CDS encoding golvesin C-terminal-like domain-containing protein, which yields MDRDAQRSRRALGFRRAGAALLLGGGFLSLLLLGLAWRGMAAVVRPQSEGASVCFYTDPWDSRVRCVSRVFPQAAASITDRLSLRLQALITGPTPEERAAGLWSPLPAGARLASFQWSGAVLTLYLELPVAYLERASPEGPVLSPWTIDQALYLFLRHLEPFGVQNVQVMARNPVDGRFYALSWFLREPPPLNKPTELAKASGETLQPLGVSGPPAYSRPQASGFLSGKAIYLSAGHGWYWYAPGGRWLTQRGNTNGLVEDLNNAEVVNQFLIQYLYNAGADVWPVRERDMNTWEGIADNDNPATYQEQGPWSPGTLPGYNGGTYRTALTTLGTATAMAVWTLFPPRDGLYAVYVWYTAGSNRSTDAQFLIEHAGGRSEVRINQQGHGYTWRYLGTFPFRGGQPARVILTNRTDRPENLNRVVVADAIRIGGGMGTVRGDGPPPSPGPSGRPRWEEAARYWAKYQGAPPSVYDPFQCNTHSACGDAIDDVTARPRYAEWEREPFDDPVYFSFHTNGYNGTLRGTESYVYDNSDPNYQRTPGSLELQNAVHTQVIQDLRAAWDPNWIDRGKKQANLGELRLLSTMPGVLMEVAFHDNPQDAAALKDPRFAQIVARAIYKGIVRYYAQRDGRAPVFLPEPPQAPVARQTGPGQVTLSWQPSPSDGGVLLGHPATAYKVYTSTDGFAWSDGVLVNDTTWTLSGLPEGRAVFFRVTGVNAGGESFPTPVVGVRVGPWGAPRLLLVDGFDRLDAAMRPVEDLGGSLGLVTRMPLARMNGFDALAGIGRALSLPFDGATDEAVAGGALPLEGYAAVIWALGEEGFSEPTLDDAARARLRTYLRNGGRLILSGSNVGQDLSQRDPGFLRDVLRAGFSADDAGTRTVRPVSGGLLDGIGDLTLDDGTMGSHRVTTPDVLTPGPEAQILMQYPDGRAAATFFGAPCPQVAVFGFPLESAWPMSARAALLDRLLNAMLACGAPPETTITAPTPNALLNHVPIIAGTASPSDVTAVQVALQRTSDQRWWNGSGWGAGPVWLTATGRLTWSWSPPSDLTDGTYGVLARAVRDTIVDPTPAAVTFTLDRTPPGTPVLITPTVTMTYTPPVRMEWAPTGAETPAGYVVLINTARFTVTAPPFLANLAPGEYQWTVAAFDAAGNLSGTPPPVQFYVAAGARPPGQVFLPLIMRGEGITPPPPPPPACVERLANGGFEADLAGSWQILNPTAPIARVQSPVYEGQWAVRLGDLQATSSSYATLWRRVSLDGSRATLSLWRLPQIRESGDRFYIGFRNARNEWIPLLVDSANTGAWEPVSLDLTPYAGQILTLTIGVYNNGSGPGSAAVIDAVSLQVCR from the coding sequence ATGGACAGGGATGCCCAGCGGTCCAGAAGGGCTTTGGGCTTCCGGCGGGCAGGTGCGGCGCTTCTGTTGGGTGGGGGGTTCCTGAGCCTCCTGTTGCTAGGGCTGGCCTGGCGGGGGATGGCCGCCGTCGTCCGCCCCCAGTCCGAAGGCGCCTCGGTGTGCTTCTACACAGACCCGTGGGACAGCCGGGTTCGCTGCGTCTCCCGCGTGTTCCCGCAGGCGGCCGCCTCGATCACCGATCGCCTCTCCCTGCGCCTGCAGGCCCTGATCACTGGCCCCACTCCGGAGGAGCGGGCCGCTGGCCTCTGGTCCCCGCTCCCGGCCGGGGCGCGCCTGGCCAGCTTCCAGTGGTCCGGAGCGGTCCTCACCCTCTACCTGGAGCTGCCTGTCGCCTACCTGGAGCGGGCCTCTCCCGAGGGGCCGGTCCTGAGCCCCTGGACCATCGATCAGGCCCTTTACCTGTTCCTGCGACACCTGGAGCCCTTTGGAGTGCAGAACGTGCAGGTGATGGCCCGCAACCCGGTCGACGGGCGGTTCTATGCCCTCTCCTGGTTCCTCCGAGAGCCTCCGCCCCTGAACAAACCGACGGAGCTGGCGAAGGCCAGCGGGGAAACCCTGCAGCCGCTCGGCGTCTCCGGCCCGCCGGCCTACAGCCGCCCTCAGGCCTCCGGCTTCCTCAGCGGGAAGGCGATCTACCTCAGTGCCGGGCACGGCTGGTATTGGTATGCCCCCGGAGGCCGCTGGCTGACCCAACGGGGCAACACCAACGGGCTGGTGGAGGACCTCAACAACGCGGAGGTCGTCAACCAGTTCCTGATCCAGTATCTCTACAACGCCGGCGCGGACGTCTGGCCGGTGCGCGAACGGGACATGAACACCTGGGAAGGGATCGCCGACAACGACAACCCCGCCACGTATCAGGAACAGGGCCCGTGGTCTCCGGGCACCCTTCCCGGCTACAACGGCGGCACCTATCGCACCGCCCTCACCACGCTGGGGACGGCCACCGCCATGGCCGTTTGGACTCTCTTCCCGCCACGGGATGGCTTGTATGCCGTCTACGTGTGGTATACCGCCGGCTCCAACCGGAGCACCGATGCGCAATTCCTGATCGAGCACGCCGGCGGACGCAGCGAGGTCCGCATCAACCAGCAGGGCCACGGCTACACCTGGCGCTACCTGGGAACCTTTCCCTTCCGGGGCGGGCAACCCGCCCGGGTCATCCTCACCAACCGCACCGACCGGCCGGAGAACCTGAACCGGGTGGTGGTCGCCGACGCGATCCGGATCGGTGGGGGGATGGGCACCGTCCGGGGGGATGGACCGCCGCCCAGCCCCGGGCCCAGCGGGCGGCCTCGGTGGGAGGAGGCGGCCCGCTACTGGGCGAAGTATCAGGGCGCTCCCCCTTCGGTTTATGATCCCTTCCAGTGCAACACCCACAGCGCCTGCGGAGACGCCATCGACGACGTCACCGCCCGACCTCGCTACGCCGAGTGGGAGCGGGAGCCCTTCGACGACCCGGTCTACTTCTCCTTCCACACCAACGGCTACAACGGGACGCTGCGCGGGACGGAGTCTTACGTTTACGACAACAGCGACCCGAACTACCAGCGCACGCCGGGCAGCCTGGAGCTGCAGAACGCCGTGCACACCCAGGTCATCCAGGACCTGCGGGCGGCGTGGGATCCGAACTGGATCGATCGAGGAAAGAAACAGGCCAACCTGGGGGAGCTGCGCCTGCTCTCCACCATGCCGGGCGTCCTGATGGAGGTGGCCTTCCACGACAACCCGCAGGACGCGGCGGCCCTGAAAGATCCTCGTTTCGCGCAGATCGTGGCCCGGGCGATCTACAAGGGGATCGTGCGCTACTACGCCCAGCGGGACGGCCGCGCCCCGGTCTTCCTCCCCGAGCCTCCCCAGGCCCCGGTCGCCCGCCAGACCGGGCCGGGCCAGGTGACCCTCTCCTGGCAGCCCTCCCCCAGCGACGGCGGCGTCCTCCTGGGGCACCCGGCCACCGCCTACAAGGTCTACACCAGCACCGATGGGTTCGCGTGGAGCGACGGGGTGCTGGTGAACGACACCACGTGGACCCTCTCCGGCCTGCCGGAGGGGAGGGCAGTGTTCTTCCGGGTGACGGGCGTGAACGCCGGCGGCGAGTCCTTCCCCACGCCCGTCGTCGGGGTCCGGGTGGGGCCGTGGGGCGCGCCCCGCCTGCTGCTCGTGGACGGGTTCGACCGGCTGGACGCGGCCATGCGGCCCGTGGAGGATCTGGGCGGCAGCCTGGGCCTCGTGACCCGGATGCCCCTTGCTCGAATGAACGGCTTCGACGCCCTGGCGGGGATCGGCCGCGCCCTCTCGTTGCCTTTCGATGGCGCGACCGATGAAGCCGTCGCCGGCGGCGCGCTCCCCCTGGAGGGATACGCCGCGGTGATCTGGGCGCTCGGGGAGGAGGGCTTCTCGGAGCCCACCCTGGACGACGCGGCGCGGGCCCGGCTGCGGACCTATCTCCGCAACGGAGGCCGCCTGATCCTCAGCGGCTCGAACGTCGGCCAGGACCTGAGCCAGCGAGATCCCGGCTTCCTGCGGGATGTCCTGCGAGCCGGGTTCTCCGCCGACGACGCAGGGACCCGAACCGTGCGCCCGGTCTCGGGCGGGCTGCTGGACGGCATCGGCGATCTCACGCTGGACGACGGGACGATGGGCAGCCACCGGGTGACCACGCCGGACGTGTTGACGCCGGGTCCCGAAGCCCAGATCCTGATGCAGTATCCGGACGGACGGGCGGCGGCCACCTTTTTCGGCGCGCCCTGCCCGCAGGTGGCGGTCTTCGGGTTCCCGCTGGAGAGCGCCTGGCCGATGAGCGCCCGGGCCGCGCTGCTGGACCGCCTCCTGAACGCGATGCTGGCCTGCGGGGCCCCGCCGGAGACAACCATCACCGCGCCGACCCCCAACGCGCTGCTGAACCACGTCCCCATCATCGCCGGGACGGCCTCGCCCTCGGACGTCACAGCGGTTCAGGTAGCGCTCCAGCGGACGAGCGACCAGCGATGGTGGAACGGCTCGGGCTGGGGAGCCGGGCCGGTCTGGCTGACCGCCACCGGCCGCCTCACCTGGTCCTGGTCCCCGCCTTCCGATTTGACGGATGGGACCTATGGGGTGCTGGCCCGGGCGGTGCGGGACACCATTGTGGACCCCACCCCCGCTGCGGTGACCTTCACCCTGGACCGCACGCCGCCGGGGACACCGGTCCTGATCACCCCCACGGTGACGATGACCTACACCCCGCCGGTCCGGATGGAGTGGGCGCCCACGGGCGCCGAGACGCCGGCCGGATACGTGGTGCTGATCAACACCGCTCGCTTCACGGTAACTGCGCCGCCCTTCCTGGCCAACCTGGCTCCTGGGGAATATCAGTGGACGGTCGCTGCCTTCGACGCAGCAGGCAATCTCTCGGGGACGCCTCCGCCGGTGCAGTTCTATGTGGCAGCCGGGGCGCGCCCCCCCGGTCAGGTGTTCCTGCCCTTGATTATGCGTGGGGAGGGGATCACTCCCCCGCCCCCACCGCCCCCGGCTTGTGTGGAACGTTTGGCAAACGGAGGATTTGAAGCGGATTTAGCGGGAAGCTGGCAGATCCTCAATCCAACGGCGCCCATCGCCCGGGTCCAGAGCCCGGTTTACGAGGGGCAGTGGGCGGTCCGCCTGGGGGACCTGCAGGCGACCTCTTCCTCCTATGCCACCCTCTGGCGGCGGGTGAGCCTGGATGGAAGCCGGGCCACCCTGAGCCTGTGGCGCCTGCCTCAAATCCGGGAAAGCGGCGATCGCTTCTACATCGGCTTCCGGAACGCCCGGAACGAATGGATCCCGCTGCTGGTCGACTCGGCGAACACCGGAGCGTGGGAGCCGGTGAGCCTGGACCTCACGCCTTATGCAGGCCAGATCCTCACCCTGACCATCGGCGTTTACAATAATGGGAGCGGTCCGGGCAGCGCGGCGGTGATCGACGCCGTGAGCCTGCAGGTCTGCCGGTAA